GGTTCTTTCTTTGGCACCGGCAGTGACGTTAGTTTTCGGTAGCTGTCGACAAAGCTTTTCAAATTTAACGCACGTTCATTGATGATGTTCAGGCCATCGCGCAAATCCTGATGATGTTCTGCTTCATCGTCAGGTACTGTAGAGGATAACACCTGGCTCAGAGAGGCGATGGGCGTTAGCGTGTTGTTGATTTCATGGCTCATCACGCGCAGCAAATTACGCCATGTCCGGTACTCTTCTTCTCGCAGCAATTGGCTCACATCAGTGATAAACAGCAGTTGCTGCCTTTTGCCATCCTCAAAATAGCTGTCCAGCACAATCTTGAACCGCCCCCGGCTTTTCGCAAACTGATACTCCACCACGCTATCGCCGGTTTGCTGAAACAGCGAGCTGAAAGACAATTCATTAAGCGGCACTCCTTTCAACGCATCCGCCGAAGTATCCAGTAAGGTAGCCGCGGTATCATTCAGGAATGCGACTTCCTGCTCATGGTTAAGTGCAATAATCGCTACATCAATATTATTCAGCACCTTACGTACCAGATACTGCTGCTGCCTGACATTCATACGCTGTTTTTGCATTAATGCCGCCAGTGCATTAATCATATCGATCAGTTCGTTAAGCGCGCTGTCTCCTAGCTGACGCTTGCCGCGCAGGCTAAAGTCATCATGCGTTATCGCATCGATCAGGTTAGTTAGCGTGGAAAGCTGATAATTTAACGCCTGCCTGGCTGTCAGCACGCTGTAACCAATAACGCTCAGCGAAAACAAGGCCACTAAAGCAACCAGATAGCT
This genomic window from Erwinia sp. E_sp_B01_1 contains:
- a CDS encoding ATP-binding protein; protein product: MFRHSLEALQRHLILISSLPSALALIGLMIWHGYSSYLVALVALFSLSVIGYSVLTARQALNYQLSTLTNLIDAITHDDFSLRGKRQLGDSALNELIDMINALAALMQKQRMNVRQQQYLVRKVLNNIDVAIIALNHEQEVAFLNDTAATLLDTSADALKGVPLNELSFSSLFQQTGDSVVEYQFAKSRGRFKIVLDSYFEDGKRQQLLFITDVSQLLREEEYRTWRNLLRVMSHEINNTLTPIASLSQVLSSTVPDDEAEHHQDLRDGLNIINERALNLKSFVDSYRKLTSLPVPKKEPYNIDALIKNILALFDQRTLHILHSEEVVIDIDAVQIEQMLINILKNADESMSDSEGKISLSWKMKDNEFCLTILDEGCGISNAENIFVPLYSTKKNGSGIGLMLSRQIVESHGGYFNLTQRTDQRGCKVTIKLPSN